The Siniperca chuatsi isolate FFG_IHB_CAS linkage group LG17, ASM2008510v1, whole genome shotgun sequence genomic sequence TGCTGTTGCCGTCGGTAACACCACACCCCGACGATGACCGCCGCGGCAACCGCACACAGCACCACAATTATGGCTGCCACAGTTGGACCTCGGCTGGAGGAGCTCGGAGGATGGGGAGGGCAGTTCTCACCTGTACAGATCGTCTCCCCCAgctctccctccatctcaccCCTCTCTCCAGTCTCACCAGGCAGATTGTGCACAGGGTACTCCTCCATTGCTTTGGTGAGGATGTCACCGTCGTGCACCGGTGGAGCTGGGTCGTGATGGAGGAAGGGGTGCTCAGTGAGGTCACCCAGCCAGGAGTGGGTGGGAGCTACCTGTTGTGTGTCGTAGTCCAGGGTGTCGGAGTATGAGGGGGAGTCTGAGGGCTGTGAGCGGTCAGGGGAGGGAATAGCAGTGGGGATGAAGCCAGGCCACATCTCCTCCACTCCCCCTTGCTTTAAGGCAGGCTCCGTGGTGGGAGACTCGGGCACCTCTGGTAAGCTGGTGTAAGGGACGGGTCTACGAATTTCCACCTCATTGGGTCTGTCTGTTGTCCTGACAACTGTCCCCCTCTCTCTATCCTCTGGTCTTACCCTTTCCGTTGTGGAGTCACCATTTGCTGTTTCCTCTGGAACGACAGGGTAGCCATCCAGCCAGGTCTCATCTGTGGTGGCCTTCCCTCCTGCTGTCTTCTGAGTGACGTTCTGACGTTCATCTGTTGCTATAGAAAAGATTTCATGCTGATGACTGTCATCGACATCTTCATGACTATCATGATCATCATAGCTGTCATGGTCATCGTGTTTGTGATCTACGTGATCATCGTGATCATCGTGATCAGTGTAACGGTCATGATCATCCTCCTCCAGATCATAATGCTCCTCACCATCATCATGGTCATCACGGTCTGAATGTTCTTCAGAGCCATCAGGGTGTTCTCGATCACCATGATCGTcagtcacatcatcatgatctTCATAGCCTTCATGTTCATCGTAAGTATCATCTCGGTCATCATACTCCTGGCTACCATAGTGAGCACGATCACGGTTCTCTTCATGTTCACCCATGTCATAATGGTCATCATGATCGTCATGATTTTCGTGGCGGTCCTGTCTATCCAGATCATCATGCTGAGCTGGAATGTAATGTTCCACATGATCATGACGGTCATCTTCCTCCTGGTGACTGTCATGGTCATCTTGATCATCGTGGTGGCTGTCGTCATGGGCATCCAGGTCGTCGTGGTTGCCGTCACCATGATCATCTTGGTCATCTGTATCATGATCATCATAGCTGTCTGGCTCATGATCATGGTcatcaacatctactggatgctGGTGGTAGTTCCTTTCTTGGCTCTCATGCTCTTTGCTCTCCTCTGATTGGGCGCCTGAGGCCCTCTGTGTAGTCTGTGTGACTGGATTGGTGGAGACAGGGTGTCCCTCCTCCTGGAAGGCCTCAGAAGGAAACCAGAAGAGGTGTTTctgggagagaagagagacaggagcttctgtggctgcagctgcaTCAGTCGTGaccacctccctcctctcctgctcccacCTCGTATGACCTATAAAGTCCTCAACAGCTCGttccttgtctttttctcctccttctaCAGCTCCTTCAAATTCTCTACTAATCACTTCTCCTTCCACTTCATGCTCCCCATGTTGGTCTTGATGCTCCTCCTCCGCTTCAACACTAAAGCTCATCTCTTGCTGCGCCTGACTCGTTTTCCCTTCCGGGTATGCAGCTCCATGCACCTCCTCGTACACCTCACCATGAGCCTCCTCTGGTCTCTCATTGTGGTGCTCTCCCTCTCCATAGGAATCTGTGAACTTGTCCTCGTAGTCTACGTGACTTACAGCCTCatctgcagaaacacaaacaaagatacatttaCTTGATCAGTTGACAAAGCAATATTAAATCTCAACATTCATGATCATACAACTCAACTCAAAAACATCAAAGAGGTATATGCATACTTCAAAGACAACTTTTAGATTCTGTTAATGTGAAAGTAATttagagcagtggttctcaaactttttggATTATCACCCTTTAAAGGAATGGTCtgagattttgggaaatacgcttatttatttgctttcttgccaagagtcagatgagaagatcgataccattcTTGTTTCTGTCCATTCAATATGAAGGTACAGTCAGTTAGCTAGGCTTAgaatgaagactggaaacaggggggaaacagctagcctagctctgtcgaaagattaaaaaaaaaaaatctgcctaccatcacctctaaagttcacgaTTTCCTGGTtgaagttgccaggcaacctgGGGAGACCTCAGGAAGTCACTTCTCCTGGCTAAAAAATAGTCTGGCACCTAACCCCCCataacactgcaacattttggttttgcaaaattagttttttttacagattaaacaaactacatgttaattagtgagctttagaggtgctgttaggcagattttgttacctttggacagaaccaggtaAATATAACTTTGTGtaatagaaatgtattttctctttaaatatCTTGTGACCGCTCAGATTTATCTTGACACACTTCAGGAACAACTACTGTAGAGCACAAACATGACTAAGACTCTGTTAGCTAACGATGGACACAGGCCTGGCATTCTGCCTTCATAGACAACTCTTGCCCCCTTCTCCCACTGCTATGAACTGGGCCACACTATGGCATGTCACACTGAGGTGTCATAGAAGCCATTTTCATCCCAACTCACAACTGAGACTCTGTTTTCCAAAAGAAAGGAATCAAGCACTGGCCACCTAACAACAATTGGATCTAACAAGCAAAAGGTGAGGAGGTTGACCTCAGAGAGGTCTTCTGTCTGGGTCAAAGCTCAATGCTTTTGAAGAGGATGAGCAAAAGGAGGggtttctctttctgcctctttccATTTCTGTCCCACTCTCCAACATTTCTCACTCAAACAGTTTAAATGCCTTTTTACCTTTGACACATATGTCCACCAGTCCATACCACTCTCCACAGCTGTCGCACAGCAGGCTAAAGGCACTGTGTCCACTGGGCATTACATAACCTGGCATACATGTGTACATCAGCTCATCTCCCAACTCATACCCAGAGTGCCCCTGTAGACGGGCATTAGGAAAGGATGGAGGGTCACCACACGGCACACCTGTCAACAACAAACAGAGATGCAtgtaatctaaaaaaaacacattcaacataCAAAGTGGAAGATAAATGTTTTGaattgttaaacaaactagtaaATAAAGATGATGAAATCCCTATTTAATACTACACAGTGTGGTTAATGAAACATGactcattattattatccagCTTTACAGCATCACTATCCCATTTGTAAACAGAAAGAGATAAGACTGTCTCAAGGGACAGGAAGCAATGGGGTTTGTGGAAAATGTGGATGCAATTTTGACAAACACGACCACTAACAATGCCACTGGGATAGGATAATGGCTATGTATTGTCTTGACTCTGGTCTTATTATTCATAGTAATTATACCAAGGCAACACAGTTTATTTGACAAATAATAACATGTTGATTGACTCAAAAATGTTACACAATATATCTTTAAGTTTTCAGTTCTTATTTACtctccaaaataaaaatgttttaataatacatttagctgctgttttattataatattaaacaATGAAAATCAAGTGTTTATTTTCCAGAATGAAGGTCTAATATTTTCAATTTACAGTAGTATTACTGTTAATGACatgacaaaacagtttttttctgcaggttttagtccatttactacaaatcactCTCCTTTACATTACTGTCTGAAgcattttccaaaacaaatcTTTTGATGCATTTTTCTTCCTTCCATGCAGACAATGGTATCAGTTCAATGGCTGATTTTAAACCAAAATCTCAAAAACCCAAACCCCCTCAAAAAATGTGACCTAAATTTTCCCACCAAAACATGATTTGTACCAAATTAATCTGTACTTCTTGCATTATAACTAAACAATAATGTGTAGTTGCTATGTTATAATAGTAATTGTTTATTATCTTTAAAGTActcaaaaaataaatggaaatttgaacaacTACAATatcatgacaactgggcaaactccaaaGATtttgtgatatgattgaaagctccagagcagctactaaatggaccttgcagtgtgattgttttgtcaacaataAAGTAATTTTATAGAAAATGAAGGAAGATCCCATGTGTGCTGTGATCAATTATAGCTACCTCATGTAAATTTCAAGTCTACAAGTTGATTTTCATCATTGTGTGCTAAAATGATTTGAAACCAATGTCTACAAAgttcaaaaacacattaaaagacCATGAACTAtggtgtgtttttcaaaaatgtctgtttaaatgtaatgtatacAGCACTTACAgtaaacagaattaaaatacaaataccaaGAAATACCCCAGAATGCCAACAGAATTTACttaatttactgtaatgtaattttcaaattttgttGCCCTGATAATAGGACTAACATGGCACCTTATACCTCCAACCCTTCTATTATAACCATAACTGTAGCCACAGCCACAGCCCTGACTGTGAAGCTGTGTCATTACTTTCCGCTGCTTTAAGTGGATCTGTACTGTTCATTTTTCCCACAGCAGAGAGTTTGTTCCCGCCTCGTGGTGTGTAGTATATAAACAGCCACAGTAGCTCTACTGTTTATGAGGAAGGACTAGAGATCTCTTCTGGGGGGCGTCCAATAATAGACTGATCCAAAACCAACCACCGACTGGCCCTCTCTCTTCCCAGAGCCATGCCAGTGGAATAGGTGGGTGGAATTTAGCTTGATCTCCGTCGGCGCTTACATACATTCATGGATCGAGTTATATCTTCACGTACTCAGATATTCATGAGAAGGTAGAAAGATTGGTATATAATGACAATGATATGAGTAAAAACATAGAggtggcacaaacacacacacacacacacgcatgcaggATGGAGAGTTATGAAAGTAGAGGTGTAGATGGAAGGAACGCAGGAACACAGCCTCTTTCACACCTCAGGAAATATCTCAggaaatcacacacatacaaatattctgtacacacaaagcTCATCCATTCATATCCTGATCACTACTCGCAACTTCATGTACAGGTTTAAAAGTGCATATATCTGTGTATGTGCGTTTACTGACCTTTGTCTTTGATACAGAAGGCGTCCATGTGTGCAGCATCCTCTGTGGCATTTTCTATTTTCACGTCCACTGCTTTCAGTGCACTGCCCACAACATTACACACTGTGGTCCTACAAAtcaatagatagatagatagatagatagatagatagatagatagatagatagatagatagatagatagatagatagatagatagatagatagatagatagatagatagatagatagatagatagatagatagatagatagacagacagacggataGATGGATAGATCAATTGATCTATCAAATCATGTTGGAGAActtaacatacacacaaacacactcattaaTTACAATGTGATTGTGAGAGCAAATACAGCGAAGGATTTAAGCACCCCTAAGGGACTCTAAGATTGAGGGTGGTCTTAATTAAacccactttgtttatttttaacatacTCTCATTACAATACAtcaacgaaagagtttccccttggggattaataaagtatttctgattctgattactctcacactcacacactacacatacacagaaacatactCCCTTAAGTACACACCTTGCACTTGAGGCATTACACCCAGTGGTggagagtacagtacagtatcagtactgtactatactggtacttttcactccactacatttatttgacaactatagttactacttactttcagattaagatttaacatttaaaaaaatcacataataagctacaatgcattgttaaagattaaaccagtagTTCCCAAGCTTTTTGGCTTACAAAAAAGCAGCGTGTAGTTGGGTCCCCTcatcatgtttcagatgtctatgagttgttagcagttccaccaaaacgtctcagatggtttcatttaagtaattGTTCGAGGCCCAAAGAGGTCTGATAACccaatatttttttgtttttcttctttcctctaaCCTCAaaatttatcttgtgaccctttggaggggcccaaCCCACAGGTTGGGAACAACTGGACTAAAATACCtaacagtacataaagtagttcaaaATAGCTCCACTAGCTCTGGTTTATATGTATATGGGTAACATGACGACACACACggacagatatacagtatacagtacttGCTGCTCTCTCAGTCACCGCCTGATTCCTTGCTTATTCAAAATTATAACAGCATGACATCAGAGTCCGGGAACACACATCGTGGCTCAGACATGCTGCAGTATCAGCAGTTGTAGCCTGTGGCACAATATTATCACACTATGGCACATTATGAATAGATGTTCCCATGCAGAAGGCTTAAGTTACAGCCAACTTCATATAGAACAATCATTACATCAGGGACCAAATGAATAATGCACGTCAGTGCACAACGCCTACAAGCTGCAGAGGCAAAAAATGCTGAGTAAATAGTCTACTTTTGTTACCACATTAAGGTTTATAGCATTGTTAGCCAATTTGTCACTCAAAAGCACAAGATAAGACTGACTCAAACTTCCCAGGCTGATCAAATCATGTTCCCATAGCTGCTCCCGACACCAATCAAAGTTGTCATTAAATGTCAGACATATTACACTTTTCATTACAGGTTTGATTGGTAATATTTTTAATCAAGCCATTAAATGGAAAAGGTATTGGCCCAGacatgtgtgtgagtctgtgtgtgaatgtgtgtgtgtgtgcacttgtgtaaCAGAGTTAATCAAAGCATCAGTAATTGGAAAGAATTTGACTGGCAGTGCAGCGAGACTGTGAGAAGCGGTGTGAGTCATACTGCATGCTTGTGCCATGCTAACTTCAGCTTATAAGGACAAAagtctgagaaagagagagagaaatgggcaGCAAGAGAGAAATTGCCAAGAAAACactcagagagagacaaaaaacagaaactgttttcacataaaaaatataGCTCCTGcaggcatctgtgtgtgtgtgtctgtgtgtgtgtgtgtgtgtgtgtgagagagagagagagagagagagagagagagagagagagagagagattgaccTCTATCAGGGGCAGGGAAAACTTCACCTGACCAAACAACCATTTCTCAAAACCCTCACCTTACATGACACAACTATTACAGGGAACACCCAAAGGTATGTGTACGTGCGTGTTTGTATGAAACTGAGTGTTAATTCAGTCTGCTGGTATTATTGTGTTTGGTTACCGGGGCAGCAGATCTATGACTGACAGGTAAGAGGAAGGCATTAAGGTAGGAGAGTCAATCTGAGAAGCACTTGTTATTACGCAACAGACCTAAACATTGCGTCAATGCAACTCTGAAGACTATAAGACTATAACACTACAGTACACTTCACACCACATAGAAATAAGTGAAAGaaacaattattattacatttcagAACCAAAATGTGACTGAAGGTGTACTGGAAGGAGCATGGCAGTCTGTTCACTTGAGCTTCAATGCAGTACCCTGCTCTTAGCACATGACAGCCTCTAAAAAAACCCTGCaattctctgatatcttctgcTCACTTGTGAGTGTTGGGGTGCAGAGGTGAGGCAAAAGATCtagacagagaaagggaagagGGCATGGGTTACAGGGAAACTGTGTGGGAGTGGATGTTGTGGAAGATACAGtagacagaaaatgagaaacaagGATGAATGGACGATAGAAATTCTGAATTAAAAGTTGAATATCAGAAACCCCTGAAATGTATAACTTAAAAGCATGCAGTTAAAAGGCAGACAGCAAATGTGGGGAGAGGCAgaaggggatgacatgcaacaaaggtccctggctgCCGAGATGTTGTGGTACTTTTTCTACTCAATAGCCTACAACACAGTGGTGTGTGAGCCCATTCCAAAAGTGTTTAtgaaaaaaagtatatttagaTTCAATAATTGatccaaaaaaaaagcaagattACCTCTCATCATGTAAGATACCAGTTTACGGTACTGATTGCATGAGTAATTAATTCTACCAGGATATACCTGAAATTCCACATTTGTTTATGATTATTGTCACTGCTCTACTGAGTCATcagaaatggagagaaaggtATGGAGCGCAAGACTTTTGCATAAAAACTTAGGCGGAGGGGATATGAGATCATCAGACAGGAGTGTACGGGACAATGGCCAACACTCAGAGGAGATCTGCTACTCTACAACAGGCAGCCGAGGAGCAGCCTTACAGGGAGCAGGCAGGAAAGGAGAAACGATGTCCCATCAGCTGAAATATGTGATTGGCAGAAGGTGTTTTTGTGCATTCCTAATCACATACGGGGAAAAaactaaagaagaagaaacaataacacagaaaatgtctGTGATGTAACACTGGACACAGAGAAGTACCTCTGGTCTACGTTAACATTAACCTCAATTTTCTTCACCAACACAGCAGAAGAATAAGGAGAGTCCAGGTGGAAAAGGCTTGGGGGGGTGAGGGTGAAGATGAACTTAGACAGACAGAGCCATAGATGGGTGATACACTGTGATACATGGTAAGCAGGTGTGAAAGCTGGTGTCCACTGGCCAACACGTAGAGAGCAGGGAGCATGAGGaaagaacaaaatgtgtcaGCTATTCCTCTGATCAGACGTTCGTCATTCTCAGGGAAGCTGCCATTTTGAAGCAGGTTCAGTTTTGTAACACTGATAATTTCTCCTTTGACTAATGATTTAGGAAAATATGAGTTGTTTATTTTCAATGCATCATATATTCATTTTCCAAGTGCACCACAATATCTTATTTAGCCCATTTAGTCTATTTAGTAACTTTGCAGAGAATTAGAGTTGTTCATTCAACATCTGTCTGGAGCTGTGCTAGCGTTAGCTGTGCTAGcgttagccatgctagcggcctGACTCTAGGGATAGGTAGTCTGTTGGTCTTTAGGTGGGTAGATTGgtgcaccactttggtccagaccaaaatatctcaacaactagtgTGGATTACTATGAAattgtgtacagacattcatgtccccatCAGGATGAAtcgtaataactttgatgatcccttaaCGTTTTATCTAGCACCAGGTCAACCTTTTAATTTGTCCGATACTTTGGTTTAAGACcaaatatgcaaattagcaaatgttagctaacacgctaaactaagatgaacatggtaaacatacctgttaaacaatgttagcattgtcattttgagcatgtaaGCTTTCTAGCGTTAGCATtgggctgtagactctttgtcttgtttgttgtttcttttttcttctttttttttgcaaaaaacTGTGACTTTGTAGtttaaagtacagctgaagcgcTTAGTCAATGAAccatttgagtcatttttcaagcaaccCAGGGAAGAGGAATGCTTTTTagggggaggaaaggagagacagaaatgacatgtttgagaAATTACTCCTTATGCACTTAATTCTATTTCATTGagcaaatattgcaaaaaagaTTCTCACTTTTGAAGAATTCAGGGAAGTATTTCAGCTCAACTTTGAAATGAAAGGCACAAGTACCATTCCACCATCTATGTAACACTGAACATCATATACCCTACAGGCTTGAGATCACCTTATATTTGTAACCACATAGACCAGGAAGACTGCTGTGCTTTCTGTCTATCCTCTGCAATTACTGCTAAGGACAGCCTACAAGTTGTCACTCAAACACCTGACTATAACAGTGTACCTATCTTCCTCCAGGCATATAAATcagctgtctctctgcctgtctgtttctgtctctgggTGCTGAAAGCTGTGTGTCATGTTACCGTGGAGATGAGAGGTGTAAATGGAGGCAGTTGTCGACATGACACCCCGGCTCAGaattccctcctcctccaggaaGGAACAGAGGcgtctttctccctctcttcctctctctttttttctctttcccccctGAAATGTGTCACTCTCTTCTATCTTCCCACTCTTTCTTTAACTGCCGCTGCCTTTacttcctttctctttcatcCATTCCTGCAACctccgtcacacacacagaagagcaCTCACCAAAATGACCTTTGACATCTCTAGAAACCTCATGCCTCCCTACATGTGCCTTAAAACAATGAAGACCCTCACGCACAAACAcgcacaattacacacacaaaaacgtCTTTTCTTACCCTACTGAGCCTCCATAGAGCCACCCACGGGTGCATTGGGAGAAGAAGCACTCCACCACAGCATAACGGAGCTCCTCTGATGATGCCAAGCGGGCATGTCGTGAAGCGCAAGCTCGCTGAGCATCTCTGAAGCCCTGCAGGCCAGAGGAGTTCCTCAGGTCCAACACGAACACTCGAcctgagaagagagagagcagggagtAAGAGGAAAACCTCTGAAACTTCTCATGTTATTAAGCTCTTGTATTCCACACAAGTGTTTGTGAGCACTGCTGTATAAATTCAACCTGTGAGCTTCTGGGTACTGGCAGGGTCTAAGAATTAGACAAAGGACAGATGCATTTGttcacaaaaaacaatcacCTGCAGGTTACTTGAACATGACTGGCAGACGAAAAATGGAAGGCTAAAAGGCCTGTTATTGATCTTAGGGGACCTATATTTTAACAATAGATTATATGCTGCTCAGATGTCCTCAGCCCATATGCCAGGTTTCTGAGCACTAATCATTTTTGTTAATATGGGTTTTGAGCATCCATTGGAATGGGTGCTGAAAAACCACACAGTTACCAGTGACTCCAAGTTGTGATGGTGTGAGACTTAAAACAGTAAAGCAGATCATGCAAAATATGGATTTTGAGACTGATACCAAAATCCATACGCTGAATATGTGTGCCATAATAAAGATTTCCATTAGAGTACAAATGCAGGTGTGAATCAATCAATGGTCTGGAGAAGAGCTCAGCAGAGAAGTTTGATATCTGCTCCAAAGAACTCCTGTGATGGTTCATTGGCTACACTGTCACATCATTAGCTAGTGAAAGAAAAGGAGCGTTTATGTTTAAAATCGTAAGAGTTAAATCTTCTAAGTATTTGGACTAAGCCGTATCTGTAAAAGCTTGAAGTAAAGATGACTGCGCGCGCACATCCATTACGCACAGATTTATTAGACGTATAAGGCTTTTTGGATATtgcatgaaatatttattttacagacaaaaaaaaaaaacccagagagGGAACGTGCTCTCTGGCGATGAAACGCACGAGATTACAAAGCTGGTGCCAACTGCGCGCGCTTCCAGCAGCTCTGAGCAACGGTCAGTGCATCACCAAACCCTAACTTTTGAGATGGAAACTCAGAGTGAAACTCGTTTAATATTCCAATAAAAAGCTTATAATTATGTTTGGGAATATATCGTGAGTTTATACTTTTGTTGTCACATTTATATAGTAGGTAgcctattttttttatataattccCCTCTGTTACAGTAGCTTAAAATATTAACTTACCGTCTGCATTTACAACAGAGGTCACCTCAAGACAAGCCAGGCATCCAAAGAGCAATGATAGAGCAATTTGGTTACAACGACCCCGCATCTTTTTTTCGCCCTCGACTCtcactttttttaatgttggaAAACGTGTCCAAAAACTTCCAAATGACTTCACAATCTTGCAGGTGAAAGTGACGGTGGAGAGCAAACTCCCGCTATTTCCCTCCTGGTGGACAGAGGTGGACTGAGCAGCAGGGAGGCGTCGCAGTGTTGACAAAGTGCGTGTGATAACGGAAAGAAAAACGGTCA encodes the following:
- the susd5 gene encoding sushi domain-containing protein 5, coding for MRGRCNQIALSLLFGCLACLEVTSVVNADGRVFVLDLRNSSGLQGFRDAQRACASRHARLASSEELRYAVVECFFSQCTRGWLYGGSVGTTVCNVVGSALKAVDVKIENATEDAAHMDAFCIKDKGVPCGDPPSFPNARLQGHSGYELGDELMYTCMPGYVMPSGHSAFSLLCDSCGEWYGLVDICVKDEAVSHVDYEDKFTDSYGEGEHHNERPEEAHGEVYEEVHGAAYPEGKTSQAQQEMSFSVEAEEEHQDQHGEHEVEGEVISREFEGAVEGGEKDKERAVEDFIGHTRWEQERREVVTTDAAAATEAPVSLLSQKHLFWFPSEAFQEEGHPVSTNPVTQTTQRASGAQSEESKEHESQERNYHQHPVDVDDHDHEPDSYDDHDTDDQDDHGDGNHDDLDAHDDSHHDDQDDHDSHQEEDDRHDHVEHYIPAQHDDLDRQDRHENHDDHDDHYDMGEHEENRDRAHYGSQEYDDRDDTYDEHEGYEDHDDVTDDHGDREHPDGSEEHSDRDDHDDGEEHYDLEEDDHDRYTDHDDHDDHVDHKHDDHDSYDDHDSHEDVDDSHQHEIFSIATDERQNVTQKTAGGKATTDETWLDGYPVVPEETANGDSTTERVRPEDRERGTVVRTTDRPNEVEIRRPVPYTSLPEVPESPTTEPALKQGGVEEMWPGFIPTAIPSPDRSQPSDSPSYSDTLDYDTQQVAPTHSWLGDLTEHPFLHHDPAPPVHDGDILTKAMEEYPVHNLPGETGERGEMEGELGETICTGENCPPHPPSSSSRGPTVAAIIVVLCAVAAAVIVGVWCYRRQQQKSSMYDMNGKGQSQTRLGQQIEMQQKV